TAATCTGAAAaccttttttttcaaaagaaaagaggatgTTATGCCTACCATGCTGTGCCAAGTGGCATATAGCAAGCTCTATATGGCGTCTGATTGGTGCAGATTCATCATTAGCATTTTGTACAATCCACGGAAGTGCGCCATCTTCAATAAGAAGGGATCTTCCACCTTTTATTCCTgtgattgataaaaatacaacATAAACATTAGATATAGATCTTTCATGCCTAACTACCTATAAGGAGCAACTGCAGAGTAGACTCTAATTGAGCCTCATCTATTTGTAGTCCCAAATGTAACATTGTATGGCAACCAAAAAGATAATTCCCAATTTACTAACGAGTGTTCATTTCCACCTTTGTTATCATGTTAAGGAACGTTAGTTTCCACTCCAGTGCTATAGCATGCAAGGCAAAAGCAACAGCCAAGACTCCAAGACATGATTGCAGGCATCAGACAAAGGACTAACCTTGTGTGGATGCTCGGGACTCGCACTTTGCAAAGTTTGCAATTCCACGTGCAACCTGTGACAGAACATCAGGATGTCCACACCTCACCATTCCTAGCAAGGCTTTTATCCCACCTTCAGACCTTAGCCGCATTTGTAACTTATCTGCAAGACATAGAGGATCCATGGGATAATGaaaaaatgacaaatatatGCAGGAATATGTTTTCAGACAATGGGATATTGAAACATGGACCTGTTTCAGACCATGAATATACAGTTTCCAGTTAAGGCATAAAACACAATTAAGTAATATATTAGTAGATGAAGCAGACATGTATTTCTGTTGATGGCAGTCTTAATAAGTTCActgtaaattataattaagcaCCAATGGCAGAAAAAGTTTCAACTACAGCTTTGTCACAAAATTCTTAAAGTGCATTGTAATATTTAACAGTTTGATGTCCTACTAATTCTTTTCACTTGCTTTATTCCTACAACTTCTTCTATGGTTAGGAACAGTGGAACATTAAAGGAAAAACCAAAGATTAAGATAATAGCAGAAAAGATAAGAAGAAAGGGCGCATGGTACCATTTCCACAAAGATTTGCAATAGCTCCAGCCACCATTCGAAGAGTTTGTGGATCCTCAGCATCAGCTGCAGTCATAGATAATAAACTGATCCCGCCTTGAGCCATAATAAGCTCTTGATTAGCTTCTGTAGAGAATTTCATAGAATACAcacaagagaaaaagaaaacttaaataCAGAGTTGGATTCCTTAAGTAATAGCCATGATTTAAAGATGCATCTTGGGCAATTGAAGAAGACGAGAAAAGttccaaaaaataattaccaTTCATTGCAAGATTGGCAATAGCACCAGCTGCAACTCTCCTAACAGTTTCATCCTCAAAACTTCTAAGAAGCATTAACAAGGAAGTAAGACCTCCAGCTTCAACAATTCTTTGCTGATTTGCTTCTGCTTCATGCATATGGAGcacacaaaaattaaataacaaaatccaCCACCATTTGATCTATCTGCAGGGAAATTAAATACCAATAGCATAACAAAAGTTGCATAAACAGAGATCATTCATGTCAAATGATTGTAATTCACATTGAGAGCCGGGTCCAAGGCATGACATCAGCATGTTAAAGCAGACAGTCATTTACTCAGAAGCATAATAATGTGGTCTAAAGTTGGCAAACtttggcaaaaaaaaaaaagaaaagtgaatTAGTTGACTGCAAATCCGAAACACTTTGCATTCTATTTCCTTgtcccttttctttccttatttttttgtaGGGAGAGCAGGGGGTGGGGATGACTTAGAAGGGGATTACAAACCTTCAGCTGCCAGGTTAGCTACCACTTTTACTGCATGAATTCGTACAGTCGCATCATCAGACTCCAGCAATGACAAAATCTTCTGTAATCCAACTGTAAAATTGTATAATCATAAAAGCTATAAGAAACATGTGGACAAAATCTATATGATACTATTATAGACAAACATTTAGACTACCTTGTTCAAAGAGTGAAGACATTGGTGCCTTTTGTCCGTTCACAGAGTCTTTGAATTGGGGATGTCTAACTTGAGATACGAAAGAATCTAAACCAGAATTAGCATTTCCAGATCCACCTCTATCAAGAACCCTTCTTTTCTATAAAGAATCATAGTAGACAGagttaatatacaaattttgtAGTTGCAACTTCTGTTTACAAGCTAAGGAGGGACAAGAATGCTACATTTGATAAACATGTGCACAAAACTAAAAGCCCATTCAAAAGCTCAAACATTCCgattttaaataagaatagataaacattataaaatcaactataagcaaaaatatatacttaaccTTTCTAAACCAAATACCTGCTCAGATTCAAGAGTGAATTGCAGTAACTGACTTTGTAGAATCATAACTTCTTCTTCcagcttcttttttttatgagCCTCATCCTCCAGAGTCTTGTGAAGTTTTACAATCTCTGAATCTCCACCTGCCTAAAGCATGAAATAAACCCTATGcgtattaaaaatttaaagttgccttatttttataattaagtttagGAAATTGGTGGAAAAGGTATTACTAAAAGAAACAGCAGAAAACTTAGAAAATTCATAAATCATACCATAGACTGCATAAAATTCTCTAACTGACTCTTAAGTTTGTTGACCTCCTCTTCAGCTGCCGTTCTTAGCTGAATTTCATTTTGAAGCAACCTTTTTATATCAGCAATTTCGTCAGAAGCAGAAGCACTAGGCACCtgcaaaatgagaaaaaggaaatgaagaaaaagttaTGGTCATCTTTATAAACATTTGACCGATCAATGATCAGAAAGCACAATAGAATGCATCAACAAGTGAAGAACCATAATGGAGAGACATAACACTAGGCCGCACTAATTTTGCTTTAGTGCAGAGAGCTTAACTGCAGACAAAATTACTCCTATATATCAAAAGTAAAAGATATGCGTGCAGAATAGAAATTTTGCAATAGACATGAGATCCAAGCAACAAGTTTCATATTCCACTAACCACAATAAATGTCGTTTCCCAGACCATAGggacataataaaataagctaaaaaaaagaatacctCTCTGTTACAATTGGCAAGGCCATCACGATCATGCTTTCTCTGATTAGCCACCATTTTTTCCTCTAGCTTCTTGACTGATTCCATATATTCCATCTGGCACTTTAGTCTCTCTTTCTGCAAATAGTACCATCAAACTTAATAGTGGAGAGCCAAAAAGACTACAGGAATTAAAATCCTATAGAGCTTCCTTGCTAAAGCATTGCTTTGTCACTTTCATTtgcactatttttattttttttgatttcTGAAAACTGCCTGGGGAGAGAAGCAGGtaaatggttttttttttaaaagcagAAAATAgcaatttatgaaaaaatgaaaaaaaatcaatctattaaatcaaaataattctaaaCCTGCTTTTATAACACCAAAAACAGTCTCAAACAGGCCCTTACAGAGCACACATGCAACCGAGTGATTAAAACTCTCAGAAAAAACAaacaattctaatttttccaTGCAATATACAAATAGTATATCGAACCTCTAAGGCTTCAGCGAAGCTCCTCTCAACCTCAGCAATTCGATTTTCTGcttcttgatttattttttcaatttcatcatCAAAAGCCTTCTGTTGCCTTTCATTTTCTGCAATGAGCTTGTCCACTTGTATTTCAAGCTTGCGAGATAAACTTTTGTAATCAAActcttcctttatttttaacatattctCTACCTTCATAGCCTAAGAAAGATAAGTTAACAAACACAATCACAAACTGATTTTTTACATAATATGTAATGTAAAACAAATATTTCTACATGCATTCATTATAAGTACACCAGGGCATacataaaaagtaataaagtaATACGGCTCACCCTTTGTCCAAACAATATAGTGCTTGTAGTCTCTCCTCGATGGCGTGGTGATGGTCCAATTGTCACAATTAACGAAGTTCTTGCTGTGCCTGTATTATATGAGATGGGAGAAGCATACTATATAGTATAAGATTGCATAATATAGGTCTTGCTAATGACAAAAGAgggaatgaaatgaaatcatacatgataaaacaaaaaatatgttGGCAGTAATGAATACCTGGAACACGAAGTCACTACTAGATGAAAATGAACTTTGGATGGTAAATTAGTATCAGTTGCACATAATACAACCACTACGAACTGATTTAGACAGATTATATTGAAACCTAAGCATATTAGTTTACATGAATACTAAAGGAACCTCACCTCCAAATGAATCTTTAAGCAATCTAGTAAGCTTTGAATCACGAACTGGCACATGAGCGCTGTTCTCTGCCAGTGCGTTTATGCACTTTCCTAATGCACTGAGTGAGAGATTGATAGATTTAGCTTCTTCTAGCATATGACCCTCACTTCCTgccaaataaaagaaagaaagaagtttACAGCCCTAGTAAACAGTGATAAAAAAACGCAGAACAAAAAGTTAGAAAAGCCctaatggaaaaaaaaaaaaaaaaaaaaaaaagaaaagaagaagaagaagaagaagaaaacacaTCATGACCTAAGTGCCTAAGTTTGTAGACTGGAGATGCATAATTGTGGACATTCCTTTCTTATCATCACAAGGGAGGGTCATGTCTAGCAGCCATTGGAACATTACGAGAAACAAGCATACTTGAG
The Ricinus communis isolate WT05 ecotype wild-type chromosome 1, ASM1957865v1, whole genome shotgun sequence DNA segment above includes these coding regions:
- the LOC8270653 gene encoding kinesin-like protein KIN-UB, encoding MASSAYRNGTAKGAPKPLSSNLKSSSFKSRHSQGSVIRRSTPASFSPNAGDDGVPGRVRVAVRLRPRNAEELMADADFADCVELQPELKRLKLRKNNWDADTYEFDEVLTEFASQKRVYEVVAKPVVESVLDGYNGTVMAYGQTGTGKTFTVGHLGGNDTSARGIMVRAMEDILADVSLDTDSVSLSYLQLYMETIQDLLDPVNDNITILEDPKTGDVSLPGATLVEIRDQQNFVELLRLGEAHRVAANTKLNTESSRSHAILMVHVKRSVAGREDALLNGIDDSSHLVKPVRPLVRKSKLVLVDLAGSERVHKSGSEGHMLEEAKSINLSLSALGKCINALAENSAHVPVRDSKLTRLLKDSFGGTARTSLIVTIGPSPRHRGETTSTILFGQRAMKVENMLKIKEEFDYKSLSRKLEIQVDKLIAENERQQKAFDDEIEKINQEAENRIAEVERSFAEALEKERLKCQMEYMESVKKLEEKMVANQRKHDRDGLANCNREVPSASASDEIADIKRLLQNEIQLRTAAEEEVNKLKSQLENFMQSMAGGDSEIVKLHKTLEDEAHKKKKLEEEVMILQSQLLQFTLESEQKRRVLDRGGSGNANSGLDSFVSQVRHPQFKDSVNGQKAPMSSLFEQVGLQKILSLLESDDATVRIHAVKVVANLAAEEANQQRIVEAGGLTSLLMLLRSFEDETVRRVAAGAIANLAMNEANQELIMAQGGISLLSMTAADAEDPQTLRMVAGAIANLCGNDKLQMRLRSEGGIKALLGMVRCGHPDVLSQVARGIANFAKCESRASTQGIKGGRSLLIEDGALPWIVQNANDESAPIRRHIELAICHLAQHEVNAKDMISGGALWELVRISRDCSREDIRSLAHRTLNASPTFKAEMRRLRIEC